In Microbacterium sp. 1.5R, the following are encoded in one genomic region:
- a CDS encoding ArsR/SmtB family transcription factor, with protein MPGELPHPERSEIQLTDVLFALSDPERLAIARQLADGPLDMAECHATDPNLPKSTKSHFMKVLREAGVIRNEPNGRRRMLTLRRAELDELFPGLLESVLRS; from the coding sequence ATGCCTGGCGAACTCCCGCACCCCGAGCGATCCGAGATCCAGCTCACCGACGTGCTCTTCGCCCTCAGCGACCCCGAGCGTCTGGCGATCGCGCGACAGCTCGCCGACGGCCCGCTCGACATGGCGGAATGCCACGCGACCGACCCGAACCTGCCGAAGTCCACCAAGTCGCATTTCATGAAGGTGCTGCGCGAAGCGGGCGTGATCCGCAACGAGCCCAACGGCCGGCGACGGATGCTGACGCTGCGCCGCGCAGAGCTCGACGAGCTGTTCCCCGGCCTGCTGGAGTCCGTGCTGCGTTCGTGA
- a CDS encoding SDR family NAD(P)-dependent oxidoreductase — translation MAHALITGSSRGIGRAVAQAFARRGDRVVVHYGRDRASAEETLASLEGSDHAIVGGDLGDPAEAQRVVEEGITALGSLDILVNNAAVAPSAANEHRVDSTTYAEWQRAWSAMASVNLLGASNVTMLVAQHMIERGSGGSIVNIGSRGAFRGEADHPAYAATKAGLQAFGQSMALVLAPHGISVTSVAPGMVATDRQTAKLEGEQGDSIRGQSPFGRVGTPEEVADAVAYLTSPTAVWASGTVLDLNGASHFR, via the coding sequence ATGGCGCATGCGCTGATCACGGGCAGCTCGCGCGGCATCGGCCGCGCAGTGGCGCAGGCCTTCGCCCGACGGGGCGACCGGGTCGTCGTGCACTACGGCCGTGATCGCGCGTCCGCGGAAGAGACCCTCGCCTCACTCGAAGGCTCGGACCATGCGATCGTGGGCGGCGACCTCGGGGATCCGGCGGAGGCGCAGCGCGTGGTCGAGGAGGGCATCACAGCCCTGGGTTCACTCGACATCCTGGTGAACAATGCAGCCGTGGCCCCGAGCGCGGCGAACGAGCATCGCGTCGACTCGACGACGTATGCCGAGTGGCAGCGCGCCTGGTCTGCCATGGCCTCGGTGAACCTGCTCGGCGCTTCGAACGTCACGATGCTCGTCGCTCAGCACATGATCGAGCGGGGCAGCGGCGGATCGATCGTCAACATCGGGTCACGCGGCGCGTTCCGCGGAGAGGCCGACCACCCCGCGTACGCCGCGACCAAGGCAGGACTGCAGGCGTTCGGGCAGTCGATGGCGCTGGTGCTCGCACCCCACGGCATCTCGGTCACCTCGGTCGCTCCGGGAATGGTGGCGACAGACCGGCAGACGGCGAAGCTCGAGGGAGAGCAGGGCGACAGCATCCGCGGTCAGAGTCCGTTCGGCCGGGTGGGCACGCCCGAAGAGGTCGCGGATGCCGTCGCCTATCTCACCTCGCCGACCGCGGTGTGGGCATCGGGCACGGTGCTCGACCTGAACGGCGCGTCGCACTTCCGCTGA
- a CDS encoding helix-turn-helix domain-containing protein: protein MVRMPLTPAEVERGERLGALLRRARGERSMLSVALEAGVSPETLRKIESGRVATPAFSTIAAIAGVLHLSLDSVWSEIEPAVHAVGRTRVAS, encoded by the coding sequence ATGGTTCGGATGCCCCTGACTCCCGCCGAGGTCGAGCGGGGCGAGCGCCTCGGCGCGCTGCTGCGGCGAGCGCGCGGTGAGCGATCGATGCTGAGCGTCGCCCTCGAGGCGGGAGTCTCGCCCGAGACCCTGCGCAAGATCGAGTCGGGTCGCGTGGCGACCCCCGCCTTCTCGACCATCGCCGCGATCGCCGGCGTGCTGCACCTCTCGCTGGATTCGGTGTGGTCCGAGATCGAGCCGGCGGTGCATGCGGTCGGTCGCACGCGGGTCGCGTCCTGA
- the map gene encoding type I methionyl aminopeptidase: MIEILNRDELARARDAGALVGGILQSLKERAAVGVNLLDLDRWTKQMIEDAGAQSCYVDYAPSFGRGPFGHYVCTAVNDAVLHGMPHDYALLDGDLLTLDLAVTLRGISADAAVSFVVGDGAASADLDMIDATERALAAAIAAARPGARIGDLSHAIGTVLGDAGYPINLEFGGHGIGSTMHQDPHVANDGRPGRGYRLRPGLLLALEPWVMADTDRLVTDDDGWTLRSATGCRTAHTEHTIAITETGAEVLTLPR; encoded by the coding sequence ATGATCGAGATCCTGAACCGCGACGAACTGGCTCGTGCACGAGACGCGGGCGCCCTCGTCGGCGGCATCCTCCAGTCCCTCAAGGAGCGAGCCGCGGTCGGGGTGAACCTGCTCGACCTCGACCGCTGGACGAAGCAGATGATCGAGGATGCCGGTGCGCAGTCCTGCTACGTCGATTACGCCCCCTCCTTCGGCCGGGGGCCCTTCGGCCACTACGTCTGCACTGCCGTGAACGACGCGGTGCTGCACGGGATGCCGCACGACTACGCCCTCCTCGACGGCGACCTTCTCACTCTCGACCTCGCCGTCACGCTCCGGGGGATCTCAGCGGATGCCGCCGTCAGCTTCGTGGTCGGCGACGGTGCGGCATCCGCCGACCTCGACATGATCGACGCGACCGAGCGTGCGCTGGCCGCCGCGATCGCCGCAGCCCGACCCGGCGCGCGCATCGGCGACCTCTCCCACGCGATCGGCACGGTGCTCGGCGACGCGGGCTACCCGATCAATCTCGAGTTCGGCGGCCATGGCATCGGTTCGACGATGCACCAGGATCCGCACGTCGCGAACGACGGACGCCCCGGCCGCGGCTACAGACTGCGCCCCGGCCTGCTGCTCGCACTGGAACCGTGGGTGATGGCCGACACCGACCGGCTGGTCACCGACGACGACGGCTGGACGCTGCGCAGTGCGACCGGATGCCGCACAGCCCACACCGAGCACACCATCGCCATCACCGAGACCGGGGCCGAGGTGCTCACGCTGCCGCGCTGA
- a CDS encoding glycosyltransferase family 2 protein has product MSVVVPVFRPGAAFDELIASLDRQTLDHGRFEVLLCDDGSGEETAARLVEIARDRPYVRVAYLPHSGWPGTPRNHGIDDARGTYIQFVDQDDWLYDGALEALCDYADEHASDVVVGREVGIGRRLPSRIFRRDIPRARLGEDPLLEMLTPHKMFRTSFLREKRIRFPDGKVRLEDHLFVMRAYFEASTISILASRPCYAWVKHAGSASSSRIEPETYFPHLEAVLDLVERYTEPGRLRDRLLRHWFRGKILKRVSGKKYAGYPEEYRQRLLDVVIPLARRRFGPGVDGGLAFPNRIRAALLRADRRADLLTFARFEAELTCRAVVTSARWSRGGGLYLTVDVSITRDGQDALEFEPGTGVMTSLPIAMDGLPTGLLEAKREMSNDHVELVWRDKAAAIERRVANLHPRSLDSLRIAIDPLKVFRPDDESRGAKLFVTVRRAGWTFDVPLRADAATLAAAGRSPLLAGRTCTPVAGRGGAVELRRQYPGGRLKDLAGRAVRRVRSGSRTK; this is encoded by the coding sequence GTGAGCGTCGTCGTTCCCGTGTTCCGTCCGGGAGCGGCATTCGACGAGCTCATCGCGTCTCTCGATCGGCAGACGCTCGATCACGGCCGGTTCGAGGTGCTGCTCTGCGACGACGGCTCCGGTGAAGAGACGGCGGCTCGACTGGTCGAGATCGCGCGTGATCGTCCCTACGTGCGCGTCGCGTATCTGCCGCATTCGGGGTGGCCGGGAACGCCGCGCAACCACGGGATCGACGATGCGCGCGGCACGTACATCCAGTTCGTCGATCAGGACGACTGGCTCTACGACGGCGCCCTCGAGGCGCTCTGCGACTACGCCGACGAGCATGCATCCGATGTCGTGGTCGGCAGGGAGGTCGGCATCGGCCGGCGGCTTCCGAGTCGCATCTTCCGCCGCGACATCCCCCGTGCGCGCCTCGGCGAGGATCCGCTGCTCGAGATGCTGACGCCGCACAAGATGTTCCGCACCTCGTTCCTGCGCGAGAAGCGCATCCGATTCCCCGACGGCAAGGTGCGCCTCGAAGACCATCTGTTCGTGATGAGGGCGTACTTCGAGGCGTCGACGATCTCGATCCTCGCCAGCCGCCCCTGCTACGCGTGGGTCAAGCACGCGGGCAGTGCCAGTTCGTCGCGGATCGAACCCGAGACGTACTTCCCGCATCTCGAGGCCGTGCTCGATCTCGTCGAGCGGTACACCGAACCGGGGCGACTGCGCGACCGGCTGCTGCGGCACTGGTTCCGCGGCAAGATCCTCAAGCGGGTGTCGGGCAAGAAGTACGCCGGGTACCCCGAGGAGTATCGCCAGCGCCTGCTCGACGTCGTCATCCCGCTCGCGCGACGGCGCTTCGGACCCGGCGTCGACGGGGGGCTGGCCTTTCCGAACCGCATCCGGGCCGCACTGCTGCGAGCCGATCGACGCGCCGACCTGCTGACGTTCGCGCGGTTCGAGGCCGAGCTCACCTGCCGGGCGGTGGTGACGTCGGCACGGTGGTCGCGGGGCGGCGGACTGTATCTCACCGTCGATGTCTCGATCACCCGCGACGGGCAGGACGCACTCGAGTTCGAGCCGGGCACGGGCGTCATGACGTCACTGCCGATCGCGATGGACGGCCTTCCGACCGGTCTTCTCGAAGCCAAGCGGGAGATGTCCAACGATCACGTCGAGCTGGTGTGGCGCGACAAGGCCGCGGCGATCGAGCGTCGTGTGGCGAACCTGCACCCGCGCAGCCTCGACTCCCTCCGCATCGCGATCGACCCGCTGAAGGTGTTCCGACCCGACGACGAGTCGCGCGGGGCGAAGCTCTTCGTGACCGTGCGACGGGCGGGGTGGACCTTCGACGTCCCCCTCCGAGCGGATGCTGCGACGCTCGCCGCCGCGGGACGCTCTCCCCTGCTCGCCGGGCGCACGTGCACGCCGGTCGCGGGACGCGGCGGCGCCGTCGAGCTGCGCAGGCAGTACCCCGGCGGCCGGCTCAAGGACCTGGCCGGCCGCGCTGTGCGTCGGGTGCGGAGCGGCTCGCGCACGAAGTGA
- a CDS encoding YciI family protein yields MRYTLLLHYEELDAETLGAEALAEGQAAFASYATTLQSAGVLVSAEVLQPSAVSTTVRVRDDALQVQDGPFADTKEQLGGTVVIDVPDLDAAIGFARQAPPAFWGAVEIRPGAVFTVDGVWTPNR; encoded by the coding sequence ATGCGCTACACACTGCTGTTGCACTACGAAGAGCTCGATGCCGAGACTCTGGGCGCCGAGGCGCTCGCAGAGGGCCAGGCCGCATTCGCGAGCTACGCCACCACCCTGCAGTCGGCAGGGGTGCTCGTCTCGGCCGAGGTCCTGCAGCCGTCGGCCGTCAGCACCACCGTTCGCGTGCGCGATGACGCGCTGCAGGTGCAGGACGGCCCGTTCGCCGACACGAAAGAGCAGCTCGGCGGCACGGTCGTCATCGACGTGCCCGACCTGGATGCCGCGATCGGATTCGCCCGCCAGGCCCCGCCGGCGTTCTGGGGTGCGGTCGAGATCCGCCCGGGTGCCGTGTTCACGGTCGACGGCGTCTGGACTCCGAACCGATGA
- a CDS encoding PadR family transcriptional regulator, protein MNNAFPSNPFGGSGFGSGQGGPASAIFDAMEQLRKSFEQRPSGGSRMAKGDVRTAVLSLLTEKPMHGYQIINEIADRSGGSWKPSAGSVYPTLQLLADEGLIEAQEQNGRKTYSLTEAGRAVAAEHTETPAPWESQSKSEGSHDNPRYSALPKAGVDLAAAAAAVGRSGSTEQVQQAVEILDEARRRLYSILAQD, encoded by the coding sequence ATGAACAACGCATTCCCCTCGAACCCGTTCGGCGGATCCGGCTTCGGCTCGGGCCAGGGCGGACCCGCATCCGCGATCTTCGATGCCATGGAGCAGCTCCGCAAGTCCTTCGAGCAGCGCCCCAGCGGCGGCTCGCGCATGGCGAAGGGCGACGTCCGCACCGCGGTGCTGTCGCTGCTCACCGAGAAGCCGATGCACGGCTACCAGATCATCAACGAGATCGCCGATCGCAGCGGCGGATCGTGGAAGCCGAGCGCAGGCTCGGTCTACCCCACCCTGCAGCTGCTGGCCGACGAGGGCCTGATCGAGGCTCAGGAGCAGAACGGTCGCAAGACCTACTCGCTCACCGAGGCCGGCCGCGCCGTCGCCGCCGAGCACACCGAGACCCCCGCTCCGTGGGAGTCGCAGTCGAAGAGCGAGGGCTCGCACGACAACCCCCGCTACAGCGCACTGCCCAAGGCGGGCGTCGACCTCGCGGCGGCAGCCGCGGCCGTCGGTCGCAGCGGCAGCACCGAGCAGGTGCAGCAGGCGGTCGAGATCCTCGACGAGGCCCGCCGTAGGCTGTACTCGATCCTCGCTCAGGACTGA